Proteins encoded within one genomic window of Candidatus Rokuibacteriota bacterium:
- a CDS encoding carbon-nitrogen hydrolase family protein yields the protein MGETYPKLRVAAVQAAPVFLNRDASVEKACRLIREAGAHGARLVGFPEGFVPAHPVWYHFRPATEKESHRLARELVKNSVEIPGPATEALGAAARAAKCYVVIGVCEKRPGAMGTLYNTQLFIDCHGRILGKHQKLMPTVGERLVHTGGFGDTLLTFDTEFGKLSGLICGENSNPLAIFALAAQGTGLHVASWPNHFSPSEHKMRDVVMFASRSLSYKANCFVLNCCGIISEEMKRVLPYAEADRAFLEEADNGGGTCIIGANSLVLAGPMGGEEGILYADIDLEDVVQAKLVHDYAGHYNRPDIFTLTVRSAVPTLFQRLDAPPGAPAPAEEVPQAGENAGEQ from the coding sequence ATGGGCGAGACATACCCCAAGCTCCGGGTGGCGGCCGTTCAGGCGGCACCGGTGTTTTTGAACCGGGACGCCTCGGTGGAGAAGGCCTGCCGGCTCATCCGGGAGGCCGGCGCTCACGGGGCGCGGCTCGTCGGGTTCCCGGAGGGGTTCGTCCCCGCCCATCCCGTCTGGTATCACTTCCGGCCAGCTACTGAGAAGGAGAGCCACCGGCTGGCGCGCGAGCTGGTGAAGAACTCGGTGGAGATCCCGGGTCCGGCCACCGAGGCGCTCGGCGCGGCGGCCCGGGCGGCCAAATGCTACGTCGTCATCGGCGTTTGTGAGAAGCGGCCGGGCGCCATGGGCACGCTGTACAACACCCAGCTCTTCATCGACTGCCACGGCCGGATCCTTGGGAAGCATCAGAAGCTGATGCCGACGGTGGGCGAGCGGCTGGTGCACACGGGCGGGTTCGGCGATACCCTGCTCACCTTCGATACCGAGTTCGGCAAGCTCAGCGGGCTCATCTGCGGGGAGAATTCCAACCCCCTGGCCATTTTTGCCCTGGCCGCCCAGGGTACTGGCCTCCATGTCGCGAGCTGGCCCAACCACTTCTCGCCCAGCGAGCACAAGATGCGAGACGTGGTCATGTTCGCCAGCCGCTCGCTGTCCTACAAGGCGAACTGCTTTGTCCTGAACTGTTGCGGCATCATCTCCGAGGAGATGAAGCGGGTGCTCCCCTACGCGGAAGCGGATCGCGCCTTCCTGGAGGAGGCGGACAACGGAGGCGGCACCTGCATCATCGGCGCCAACAGCCTCGTCCTCGCCGGCCCCATGGGTGGGGAGGAAGGCATCCTGTACGCGGATATCGACCTGGAAGACGTAGTGCAGGCGAAGCTTGTGCACGATTACGCCGGGCACTACAACCGTCCGGACATCTTCACACTGACGGTCAGGTCAGCGGTTCCCACACTGTTCCAGCGCCTGGACGCACCGCCCGGGGCCCCAGCGCCGGCCGAAGAGGTCCCCCAGGCCGGTGAGAATGCAGGCGAGCAATAG